In Drosophila innubila isolate TH190305 chromosome 2R unlocalized genomic scaffold, UK_Dinn_1.0 1_C_2R, whole genome shotgun sequence, the following are encoded in one genomic region:
- the LOC117785042 gene encoding spondin-1 isoform X2: MCGFVCLIILLAFTCNLPLIQGCNRVPLGATAAKSPVDDNFALNVANNAQSYVPGQKYNVSLNAYSGLSFVSFMLALEMESEDADDDSNAMGAFEISDLSETRFSPRCPNLVENTNTNLKTHVDVVWVAPSTPGQGCILLRATVLQHRDVWFMDDGLLTKRLCEEEVDDINTQPSIVDPCCACDEAKYELTFEGKWSRHTHPKDFPANSWRTRFSDIIGASHTIDYRFWQYGELASEGLREVAEHGSTRTLESELKDQSEHIRTIIKARGIAFPNVTGKTFAVFRVDSNHHLISLVSMVDPSPDWIVGVSGLELCLPNCSWVESKVHNLYPWDAGTDSGPSYMSADQPQVPPDVVRRIKSNFPNDPRSPFYDPNGAEMKPLATLHINRRRLYEKNCETADAEELPPECATLAWSRWDECSAKCGPGKQYRTREFKNPTLAMRCNNALREEKHCMGRKCATFNEEMPEGGQPEAEFPGADPECGLSDWTEWSSCTVTCGSGEMIRTRHYLNRRAKKKCQKASKARLQETKPCEASDCGGEIGNEEGGEGEPEDGQPEDGDEQSRSAERRSLFRNFQSYSQHSEDYIPPVCGVSPWSDFSPCLGPCGGTGKRQRMRKVWNNNEVYGVRDPNDDGSDPCGHIKLYEEVNCTNPSCDTIVPHYCYETLRDSHCRDSDVVNHWYYDHVSDQCGIYWSDRCDTNQNKFKSKEECEETCRLPRHKQELQNERLSSEQPQRVDCLVSEWISHSCNATCGDGVQLRTRRVLRTPKYGGKPCPKHLVRLDRCYQRCDDMYSVSGSYGERRHVPAKLQPPETRDECRYSEWSAWTPCTASCGDNSVRQRTRTLLNTDLSYKCKDRVRMEKCVMMPCLLNSNDDTDKW, encoded by the exons ATGTGCGGATTTGTATGCCTTATCATTTTATTGGCATTCACATGCAACTTGCCCCTAATCCAGGGCTGCAATCGCGTGCCTCTGGGCGCCACTGCCGCCAAGTCGCCAGTGGATGATAATTTTGCTCTTAACGTGGCTAACAATGCACAGAGCTATGTGCCTGGCCAGAAATACAATG TTTCATTGAACGCGTATTCGGGATTGTCTTTTGTGAGCTTTATGCTGGCATTGGAAATGGAGAGTGAGGATGCTGATGACGATTCCAATGCGATGGGTGCCTTTGAGATCAGCGATTTGTCGGAGACTCGCTTCAGTCCGCGTTGTCCCAACCTCGTGGAGAACACAAATACGAACCTGAAGACGCATGTGGATGTTGTCTGGGTAGCACCTTCGACGCCTGGCCAGGGTTGCATTCTGTTGCGTGCCACAGTGTTGCAGCATCGCGATGTTTGGTTCATGGATGATGGTTTACTTACAAAACGCCTGTGCGAGGAGGAGGTGGATGATATCAACACCCAGCCCAGCATTGTGGATCCCTGCTGTGCCTGCGATGAAGCCAAATATGAG CTCACTTTTGAGGGTAAATGGTCACGTCACACGCATCCCAAGGACTTTCCTGCCAACAGTTGGCGCACCAGATTCAGTGACATTATCGGTGCCTCCCACACCATTGACTATCGCTTTTGGCAATATGGTGAATTGGCCAGCGAGGGATTGCGTGAGGTGGCTGAACATGGATCCACACGCACCCTGGAGAGTGAGTTGAAGGATCAGAGTGAGCACATCAGGACCATTATCAAGGCCCGTGGAATTGCTTTTCCCAATGTGACTGGCAAGACGTTTGCGGTGTTTCGCGTGGACTCCAACCATCATCTTATTTCATTGGTATCTATGGTGGATCCATCGCCCGATTGGATTGTTGGTGTGTCCGGACTGGAGCTTTGTTTGCCCAACTGCTCTTGGGTGGAGAGCAAAGTGCATAATCTATATCCATGGGATGCTGGCACCGATAGTGGTCCATCCTATATG TCCGCAGATCAGCCCCAAGTTCCACCTGACGTTGTGCGTCGTATTAAGTCAAATTTTCCGAATGATCCACGTTCGCCCTTCTACGATCCAAATGGAGCAGAAATGAAACCGCTGGCCACATTGCACATCAACCGACGTCGTCTTTACGAGAAGAACTGCGAAACAGCCGATG CGGAGGAACTGCCTCCGGAGTGCGCTACGCTCGCCTGGAGTCGTTGGGATGAATGTAGTGCCAAGTGTGGACCTGGCAAGCAGTACAGAACACGGGAGTTCAAGAATCCCACGCTAGCAATG AGATGCAACAATGCATTGCGTGAGGAGAAGCATTGCATGGGTCGCAAGTGTGCCACGTTTAACGAGGAGATGCCGGAAGGAGGTCAGCCGGAGGCGGAGTTTCCGGGTGCTGATCCCGAATGCGGTCTTTCCGACTGGACCGAGTGGTCCTCGTGTACGGTGACGTGTGGCTCTGGTGAAATGATACGCACCCGTCATTATCTAAATCGGCGGGCAAAGAAGAAGTGTCAGAAGGCGAGTAAGGCGCGTCTTCAGGAGACGAAGCCCTGCGAGGCCAGTGATTGTGGCGGCGAGATTGGCAACGAGGAAGGAGGCGAGGGTGAGCCTGAAGATGGACAGCCCGAGGATGGTGATGAGCAGTCTCGTTCCGCGGAGAGACGTTCGCTGTTTCGCAACTTTCAGAGCTACAGTCAACACAGCGAGGATTACATTCCACCAGTCTGTGGCGTCTCTCCTTGGTCGGACTTCTCGCCGTGCTTGGGACCCTGTGGCGGTACCGGGAAACGACAGCGCATGCGCAAGGTGTGGAACAACAATGAGGTCTACGGCGTACGCGATCCCAATGACGATGGCAGTGATCCGTGTGGACATATTAAGCTGTACGAGGAGGTCAACTGTACGAATCCCAGTTGCGACACCATTGTGCCCCACTATTGCTATGAAACCCTACGCGATAGTCACTGTCGCGACAGCGATGTGGTTAACCACTGGTACTACGATCATGTGAGTGATCAGTGCGGCATTTACTGGTCAGATCGCTGTGACACCAACCAGAACAAGTTCAAGTCCAAGGAGGAATGCGAGGAGACCTGTCGACTGCCCCGACACAAGCAGGAGCTGCAGAACGAGCGACTCAGCTCGGAGCAGCCGCAACGTGTGGACTGCCTCGTCTCCGAATGGATTTCCCACAGCTGCAATGCCACCTGTGGCGATGGCGTCCAGTTAAGGACGCGTCGTGTCCTCCGCACACCCAAATACGGTGGCAAGCCGTGTCCCAAGCACTTGGTTCGACTCGATCGTTGCTACCAACGCTGCGATGACATGTACTCGGTGAGCGGCTCGTACGGCGAGCGACGTCATGTGCCGGCCAAGCTGCAGCCTCCGGAGACCCGCGATGAATGCCGTTACTCCGAGTGGTCCGCGTGGACTCCCTGCACCGCCAGCTGTGGCGATAACTCGGTGCGTCAACGGACTCGCACCCTGCTCAACACGGACCTCAGCTATAAGTGCAAGGATCGAGTGCGCATGGAAAAGTGCGTCATGATGCCTTGTCTTCTAAATAGCAATGATGATACCGACAAATGGTGA
- the LOC117785042 gene encoding spondin-1 isoform X1 produces the protein MCGFVCLIILLAFTCNLPLIQGCNRVPLGATAAKSPVDDNFALNVANNAQSYVPGQKYNVSLNAYSGLSFVSFMLALEMESEDADDDSNAMGAFEISDLSETRFSPRCPNLVENTNTNLKTHVDVVWVAPSTPGQGCILLRATVLQHRDVWFMDDGLLTKRLCEEEVDDINTQPSIVDPCCACDEAKYELTFEGKWSRHTHPKDFPANSWRTRFSDIIGASHTIDYRFWQYGELASEGLREVAEHGSTRTLESELKDQSEHIRTIIKARGIAFPNVTGKTFAVFRVDSNHHLISLVSMVDPSPDWIVGVSGLELCLPNCSWVESKVHNLYPWDAGTDSGPSYMSADQPQVPPDVVRRIKSNFPNDPRSPFYDPNGAEMKPLATLHINRRRLYEKNCETADAEELPPECATLAWSRWDECSAKCGPGKQYRTREFKNPTLAMRQRCNNALREEKHCMGRKCATFNEEMPEGGQPEAEFPGADPECGLSDWTEWSSCTVTCGSGEMIRTRHYLNRRAKKKCQKASKARLQETKPCEASDCGGEIGNEEGGEGEPEDGQPEDGDEQSRSAERRSLFRNFQSYSQHSEDYIPPVCGVSPWSDFSPCLGPCGGTGKRQRMRKVWNNNEVYGVRDPNDDGSDPCGHIKLYEEVNCTNPSCDTIVPHYCYETLRDSHCRDSDVVNHWYYDHVSDQCGIYWSDRCDTNQNKFKSKEECEETCRLPRHKQELQNERLSSEQPQRVDCLVSEWISHSCNATCGDGVQLRTRRVLRTPKYGGKPCPKHLVRLDRCYQRCDDMYSVSGSYGERRHVPAKLQPPETRDECRYSEWSAWTPCTASCGDNSVRQRTRTLLNTDLSYKCKDRVRMEKCVMMPCLLNSNDDTDKW, from the exons ATGTGCGGATTTGTATGCCTTATCATTTTATTGGCATTCACATGCAACTTGCCCCTAATCCAGGGCTGCAATCGCGTGCCTCTGGGCGCCACTGCCGCCAAGTCGCCAGTGGATGATAATTTTGCTCTTAACGTGGCTAACAATGCACAGAGCTATGTGCCTGGCCAGAAATACAATG TTTCATTGAACGCGTATTCGGGATTGTCTTTTGTGAGCTTTATGCTGGCATTGGAAATGGAGAGTGAGGATGCTGATGACGATTCCAATGCGATGGGTGCCTTTGAGATCAGCGATTTGTCGGAGACTCGCTTCAGTCCGCGTTGTCCCAACCTCGTGGAGAACACAAATACGAACCTGAAGACGCATGTGGATGTTGTCTGGGTAGCACCTTCGACGCCTGGCCAGGGTTGCATTCTGTTGCGTGCCACAGTGTTGCAGCATCGCGATGTTTGGTTCATGGATGATGGTTTACTTACAAAACGCCTGTGCGAGGAGGAGGTGGATGATATCAACACCCAGCCCAGCATTGTGGATCCCTGCTGTGCCTGCGATGAAGCCAAATATGAG CTCACTTTTGAGGGTAAATGGTCACGTCACACGCATCCCAAGGACTTTCCTGCCAACAGTTGGCGCACCAGATTCAGTGACATTATCGGTGCCTCCCACACCATTGACTATCGCTTTTGGCAATATGGTGAATTGGCCAGCGAGGGATTGCGTGAGGTGGCTGAACATGGATCCACACGCACCCTGGAGAGTGAGTTGAAGGATCAGAGTGAGCACATCAGGACCATTATCAAGGCCCGTGGAATTGCTTTTCCCAATGTGACTGGCAAGACGTTTGCGGTGTTTCGCGTGGACTCCAACCATCATCTTATTTCATTGGTATCTATGGTGGATCCATCGCCCGATTGGATTGTTGGTGTGTCCGGACTGGAGCTTTGTTTGCCCAACTGCTCTTGGGTGGAGAGCAAAGTGCATAATCTATATCCATGGGATGCTGGCACCGATAGTGGTCCATCCTATATG TCCGCAGATCAGCCCCAAGTTCCACCTGACGTTGTGCGTCGTATTAAGTCAAATTTTCCGAATGATCCACGTTCGCCCTTCTACGATCCAAATGGAGCAGAAATGAAACCGCTGGCCACATTGCACATCAACCGACGTCGTCTTTACGAGAAGAACTGCGAAACAGCCGATG CGGAGGAACTGCCTCCGGAGTGCGCTACGCTCGCCTGGAGTCGTTGGGATGAATGTAGTGCCAAGTGTGGACCTGGCAAGCAGTACAGAACACGGGAGTTCAAGAATCCCACGCTAGCAATG CGGCAGAGATGCAACAATGCATTGCGTGAGGAGAAGCATTGCATGGGTCGCAAGTGTGCCACGTTTAACGAGGAGATGCCGGAAGGAGGTCAGCCGGAGGCGGAGTTTCCGGGTGCTGATCCCGAATGCGGTCTTTCCGACTGGACCGAGTGGTCCTCGTGTACGGTGACGTGTGGCTCTGGTGAAATGATACGCACCCGTCATTATCTAAATCGGCGGGCAAAGAAGAAGTGTCAGAAGGCGAGTAAGGCGCGTCTTCAGGAGACGAAGCCCTGCGAGGCCAGTGATTGTGGCGGCGAGATTGGCAACGAGGAAGGAGGCGAGGGTGAGCCTGAAGATGGACAGCCCGAGGATGGTGATGAGCAGTCTCGTTCCGCGGAGAGACGTTCGCTGTTTCGCAACTTTCAGAGCTACAGTCAACACAGCGAGGATTACATTCCACCAGTCTGTGGCGTCTCTCCTTGGTCGGACTTCTCGCCGTGCTTGGGACCCTGTGGCGGTACCGGGAAACGACAGCGCATGCGCAAGGTGTGGAACAACAATGAGGTCTACGGCGTACGCGATCCCAATGACGATGGCAGTGATCCGTGTGGACATATTAAGCTGTACGAGGAGGTCAACTGTACGAATCCCAGTTGCGACACCATTGTGCCCCACTATTGCTATGAAACCCTACGCGATAGTCACTGTCGCGACAGCGATGTGGTTAACCACTGGTACTACGATCATGTGAGTGATCAGTGCGGCATTTACTGGTCAGATCGCTGTGACACCAACCAGAACAAGTTCAAGTCCAAGGAGGAATGCGAGGAGACCTGTCGACTGCCCCGACACAAGCAGGAGCTGCAGAACGAGCGACTCAGCTCGGAGCAGCCGCAACGTGTGGACTGCCTCGTCTCCGAATGGATTTCCCACAGCTGCAATGCCACCTGTGGCGATGGCGTCCAGTTAAGGACGCGTCGTGTCCTCCGCACACCCAAATACGGTGGCAAGCCGTGTCCCAAGCACTTGGTTCGACTCGATCGTTGCTACCAACGCTGCGATGACATGTACTCGGTGAGCGGCTCGTACGGCGAGCGACGTCATGTGCCGGCCAAGCTGCAGCCTCCGGAGACCCGCGATGAATGCCGTTACTCCGAGTGGTCCGCGTGGACTCCCTGCACCGCCAGCTGTGGCGATAACTCGGTGCGTCAACGGACTCGCACCCTGCTCAACACGGACCTCAGCTATAAGTGCAAGGATCGAGTGCGCATGGAAAAGTGCGTCATGATGCCTTGTCTTCTAAATAGCAATGATGATACCGACAAATGGTGA